Proteins encoded by one window of Bradyrhizobium sp. B097:
- the radC gene encoding DNA repair protein RadC: MPAKPDASNDDTDETPHYHGHRERLRERFYAAGPDALTDYELLEMALFAAIPRRDTKPLAKALLKKFGSFAEVVHAPVARLREVEGVKDASINQLKLLAAAAGRIAKGEIKRSVALSSWNDVIDYCRTGMAFADKEQFRLLFLDKRNQLIADEVQQTGTVDHTPVYPREVIKRALELSATALILVHNHPSGDPTPSQADIQMTKAIVDIAKPLGIAVHDHIIVGKNGHTSLKGMKLM; the protein is encoded by the coding sequence ATGCCCGCCAAACCCGATGCCAGCAACGACGACACCGACGAGACGCCGCATTATCACGGCCATCGCGAACGGCTGCGCGAGCGCTTCTACGCCGCCGGGCCGGATGCGCTGACCGACTATGAGCTGCTGGAGATGGCGCTGTTCGCCGCGATCCCGCGCCGCGACACCAAACCCTTGGCCAAGGCGCTGTTGAAGAAGTTCGGCTCCTTCGCCGAGGTCGTGCATGCACCGGTGGCGCGGCTGCGCGAGGTCGAGGGTGTCAAGGATGCCTCGATCAACCAGCTCAAGCTGCTCGCCGCGGCAGCGGGGCGGATCGCCAAGGGCGAGATCAAGCGCAGCGTCGCGCTGTCGTCGTGGAACGACGTCATCGACTACTGCCGCACCGGCATGGCGTTCGCCGACAAGGAGCAGTTCCGCCTGCTGTTCCTCGACAAGCGCAACCAGCTGATCGCCGACGAGGTGCAGCAGACCGGCACCGTCGATCACACCCCGGTCTATCCCCGCGAGGTGATCAAGCGCGCGCTGGAATTGTCCGCGACCGCGCTGATCCTGGTGCACAATCACCCCTCCGGCGACCCGACCCCGTCGCAGGCCGATATCCAGATGACCAAGGCGATCGTCGACATCGCCAAGCCACTCGGCATCGCCGTGCATGATCACATCATCGTCGGCAAAAACGGGCATACCAGCTTGAAGGGCATGAAATTGATGTAG
- a CDS encoding DNA-3-methyladenine glycosylase I: protein MTSFKVIRSRAEKRKGGPKALEKLLRPPAGAKALAKLGDDRVLAEMTRRVFCAGFAWSVIDAKWEGFEAAFLGFEPAKLAFKPDEFWEKLVSDTRIVRNGAKIMSVRDNGRFVQEIAREHGSFGKFLSAWPSSDEIGLLDLLTKRGSRLGGNTGQMLLRFLGWDGFVTSRDVVACLRDAGLDIAEEVKSKRDLAKVQAQFNAWAEETGLSYLHLSRICAMSIGENHTPEEIVERTRSDY from the coding sequence GTGACATCGTTCAAGGTGATCCGCTCGCGCGCCGAGAAGCGCAAGGGCGGGCCGAAGGCGCTCGAGAAACTGCTGCGGCCGCCGGCGGGCGCCAAGGCGCTGGCAAAGCTCGGCGACGACCGCGTGCTGGCCGAGATGACCAGACGCGTGTTCTGCGCGGGCTTTGCCTGGAGCGTGATCGACGCGAAATGGGAGGGCTTCGAAGCGGCTTTCCTCGGCTTCGAGCCAGCCAAGCTCGCCTTCAAGCCCGATGAATTCTGGGAGAAGCTCGTCAGCGACACCAGGATCGTGCGCAACGGCGCCAAGATCATGTCGGTGCGCGACAATGGCCGCTTTGTGCAGGAGATCGCGCGCGAGCATGGCAGCTTCGGCAAATTCCTGAGCGCCTGGCCGTCATCGGACGAGATCGGGCTGCTCGATCTGCTGACCAAGCGCGGCAGCCGGCTCGGCGGCAACACCGGACAGATGCTGCTGCGCTTCCTCGGTTGGGACGGTTTCGTCACCTCGCGCGACGTCGTCGCCTGCCTGCGCGACGCCGGGCTCGACATTGCCGAGGAGGTCAAGTCGAAGCGCGACCTTGCCAAGGTGCAGGCGCAGTTCAACGCCTGGGCGGAGGAGACTGGACTGTCCTATCTGCATCTGTCGCGGATCTGCGCGATGTCGATCGGCGAGAACCATACGCCCGAGGAGATCGTCGAACGCACGCGGAGCGACTACTGA
- the map gene encoding type I methionyl aminopeptidase, whose amino-acid sequence MSYIDATDTSLRKTGQIKLHGPSGFAGMRKAGALVSKCLDALTDIVKPGVPTSVIDDFVRKFAFDHGAYPATLMYRGYRYSTCTSINHVVCHGMPGDRPLKEGDIVNVDVTFIVDGWYGDSSRMYAIGAIARKAERLIEVTYEAMMRGIAAVKPGATTGDIGHAIQSFVEPQGMSVVRDFCGHGLGRLFHDEPNIIHIGRPGEGAPLKPGMFFTIEPMINLGKPHVKILSDGWTAVTRDRSLSAQFEHSVGVTADGVEIFTLSERHGEKPWVTV is encoded by the coding sequence ATGAGCTATATCGACGCCACCGACACCTCGCTTCGCAAGACCGGCCAGATCAAGCTGCACGGACCGAGCGGCTTTGCCGGCATGCGCAAGGCCGGCGCCCTGGTGTCGAAATGCCTCGATGCGCTCACCGACATCGTCAAGCCAGGCGTCCCGACCTCGGTCATCGACGACTTCGTGCGCAAGTTCGCCTTCGACCACGGCGCCTATCCGGCGACGCTGATGTATCGCGGCTATCGCTACTCGACCTGCACCTCGATCAATCACGTGGTCTGCCACGGCATGCCGGGCGACCGCCCGCTGAAGGAAGGCGACATCGTCAATGTCGACGTCACCTTCATCGTCGACGGCTGGTACGGCGATTCCAGCCGCATGTATGCGATCGGCGCCATCGCGCGGAAGGCCGAGCGGCTGATCGAGGTGACCTATGAGGCGATGATGCGCGGCATTGCCGCGGTCAAGCCGGGCGCCACCACCGGCGATATCGGCCACGCCATCCAGAGCTTCGTCGAACCGCAGGGCATGAGTGTGGTGCGCGACTTCTGCGGCCACGGCCTCGGCCGCCTGTTCCACGACGAGCCGAACATCATCCATATCGGCCGACCCGGCGAAGGCGCGCCGCTGAAGCCCGGCATGTTCTTCACCATCGAGCCGATGATCAATCTCGGCAAGCCGCATGTGAAGATCCTGTCCGACGGCTGGACCGCGGTGACCCGCGACCGCTCGCTGTCGGCACAGTTCGAGCACTCGGTCGGCGTCACCGCCGACGGCGTCGAGATCTTCACGCTGTCCGAGCGCCACGGCGAGAAGCCGTGGGTAACGGTCTGA
- a CDS encoding mechanosensitive ion channel domain-containing protein, giving the protein MDMSWKDVLESIQIAARSVGAEIASPWFYLQFGIILAAAGLAYAADTAIHARVNLSSLASRWPLPLRHFARVMVSSASTAVFAILMVISRIVMWHATWPSRSYLIAVSAKLALAWLVIRLVTSVIDNAFIVKLVSVAAWLVAALSIIGQLDWAADTLDSFAVVVGGLRLSPLLLIKAGAVLILALWLSNIASNFIDGQITRSTDLTPSIQVLLVKIIRIGLMVVAVAIALSAVGINLSALAVLSGAVGVGIGFGLQKIVANFISGIILLVDKSVKPGDLVTIGDSQGRISAMKTRYISVAAGDGREFLIPNEDLVTQKVTNWTYTDKNTLVKIAFAANYDADPRLVCKLAINTATAHARALKGKPPNCILTEFAELGMKFSLTFWIADPDGMDGVKSDVMLALWDAFKQDGIKVPYPVRELRIRGGALPVESVVEVSS; this is encoded by the coding sequence ATGGACATGAGCTGGAAGGACGTCCTGGAATCGATCCAAATAGCAGCGCGCTCGGTCGGCGCCGAGATCGCCTCGCCCTGGTTCTATCTGCAGTTCGGCATCATCCTCGCCGCCGCGGGCCTCGCCTACGCCGCCGATACCGCCATTCATGCGCGGGTCAACCTGTCGTCGCTGGCGAGCCGCTGGCCGCTGCCGCTCCGGCACTTTGCCCGCGTAATGGTATCGAGCGCCTCCACCGCCGTGTTCGCGATCCTGATGGTGATCTCGCGCATCGTGATGTGGCACGCGACCTGGCCGAGCCGCAGCTATCTGATCGCGGTCTCCGCCAAGCTGGCGCTGGCCTGGCTCGTGATCCGCCTCGTGACCTCGGTGATCGACAACGCCTTCATCGTCAAACTGGTCTCGGTCGCGGCCTGGCTGGTCGCCGCCCTCAGCATCATCGGCCAGCTCGACTGGGCGGCCGATACACTGGATTCGTTCGCGGTGGTCGTAGGCGGTCTGCGGCTGAGCCCGCTGCTGCTGATCAAGGCCGGCGCGGTGCTGATCCTGGCGCTGTGGCTGAGCAATATCGCCAGCAATTTCATCGACGGCCAGATCACCCGCTCGACCGACCTGACCCCGTCGATCCAGGTGCTGCTGGTCAAGATCATTCGCATCGGCCTGATGGTGGTCGCGGTCGCCATTGCCTTGAGCGCCGTCGGGATCAACCTGTCGGCGCTGGCGGTGCTGTCCGGCGCCGTCGGTGTCGGCATCGGTTTCGGCCTGCAGAAGATCGTCGCCAACTTCATCTCGGGCATCATCCTGCTGGTCGACAAGTCGGTGAAGCCGGGCGACCTCGTCACCATCGGCGACAGCCAGGGCCGCATCAGCGCGATGAAGACCCGTTACATCTCGGTCGCCGCCGGTGACGGCCGCGAATTCCTGATCCCGAACGAGGACCTGGTGACGCAGAAGGTCACCAACTGGACCTACACCGACAAGAATACGCTGGTGAAGATCGCCTTCGCCGCCAATTACGACGCCGATCCGAGGCTGGTCTGCAAGCTCGCGATCAATACCGCCACGGCCCACGCCCGTGCGCTCAAGGGCAAGCCGCCGAACTGCATCCTGACCGAATTCGCCGAGCTCGGCATGAAGTTCTCACTGACCTTCTGGATCGCCGATCCCGACGGCATGGACGGTGTGAAGAGCGACGTCATGCTGGCGCTATGGGATGCCTTCAAGCAGGACGGCATCAAGGTGCCCTACCCGGTGCGGGAACTCCGGATCCGCGGCGGCGCGCTGCCGGTCGAGAGCGTGGTCGAGGTCTCCAGCTAG